The proteins below are encoded in one region of Sebastes fasciatus isolate fSebFas1 chromosome 16, fSebFas1.pri, whole genome shotgun sequence:
- the c16h11orf54 gene encoding ester hydrolase C11orf54 homolog, which yields MADISKTEKVQLHAPDLEELRGVLQAGLQANFAEVQVSVVECPDLTKEPFHFPVKGLCGKPRITDVGGVPYLVPLVQKHKEYNMNTVSKELELPGAFILGAAAAPCRIVGMNAELMPLVLTEAEGRPAVNGSYFASINPADGQCLQEKYSSKFSDCNFGLLGNLYACEGKSGKVLEVRAKKRTGSHSLVTALRNTLEGHYPDKSLALGGTFIIQKGKAKIHIMPREFSACPLNSNDEVNSWLKHFEVSAPLICQSVLVSRDPGLDLRVEHTHCFSHHGEGGHYYIDTTPDSVEYLGYFMPAELVYRIDRPKETHVVGRD from the exons ATGGCAGATATCAGCAAAACTGAGAAGGTTCAGCTGCACGCCCCAGATTTAGAAGAGCTGCGTGGTG TATTACAGGCAGGGCTGCAGGCCAACTTTGCTGAAGTTCAAGTGAGTGTTGTGGAATGCCCAGATCTCACCAAAGAGCCCTTCCACTTTCCTGTCAAAG GTCTGTGTGGAAAGCCTCGCATCACTGATGTTGGCGGTGTGCCGTACCTGGTCCCCTTGGTTCAGAAGCACAAG GAATACAACATGAACACCGTATCAAAGGAGCTGGAGCTGCCAGGAGCCTTCATCCTCGGTGCAGCAGCCGCTCCCTGCAGAATAGTGGGAATGAATGCAGAG CTGATGCCTTTGGTTCTGACCGAAGCGGAGGGAAGGCCCGCTGTGAACGGCAGCTACTTCGCCTCCATCAACCCAGCCGACGGCCAGTGTCTGCAAGAAAAATACAGCAGCAAATTCTCTGACTGCAACTTCGGTCTGCTGGGCAATCTGTACGCTTGTGAAGGGAAGTCCGGAAAG GTCTTAGAGGTGCGGGCCAAGAAGAGAACAGGTAGCCACAGTCTTGTGACGGCGTTGAGGAACACTCTTGAAGGTCACTACCCCGATAAAAGCCTGGCTCTGGGAGGCACCTTCATCATCCAGAAGGGGAAAGCTAAAATCCACATCATG CCGAGAGAGTTCTCGGCGTGTCCCCTCAACAGCAACGACGAGGTCAACAGCTGGCTCAAGCACTTTGAGGTCAGCGCCCCGCTCATCTGCCAGTCAGTGCTGGTGTCCAGAGACCCT GGTTTGGACCTGCGCGTGGAGCACACCCATTGCTTCAGCCACCACGGAGAAGGCGGCCATTACTACATAGACACCACCCCCGACAGTGTGGAGTACCTGGGCTACTTCATGCCAGCAGAGTTAGTCTACCGCATCGACAGGCCCAAAGAGACGCATGTAGTTGGACGGGATTGA
- the LOC141753442 gene encoding uncharacterized protein LOC141753442 isoform X2: MTEVRNSLTRTQFDAIAEVVSAESFHIVLETNPPDYVEKISHYLESCVGQSGQENVSNGPAEADSDSGDSLFITQKPVPEAERSGRQRTYSSRSKPVSPRDLEESEEDTSSSTSHDEESKTDKKRRRIKKYKLPTYNFPFLAERKLKLRSTGLPDQNKNLLNYTMGGFFKCVRELRLEPKSSLPTVDTDGEDISPLSEEDEDRSEVEDIKVVERKQLVEILSPSKAKRQQTRSTSLNQQRKRKASNAGQKTTRGRQTKALHKDTVKASASKVVALSSVTESSDEGESSCRAPVQSERKDQHATRDGNFLAQTETPKRKGCLVRGDALSLRKASEEDSDATVCELPNWQSTQNGREASTPVTEPQTDAGNETEEKKKKDKEHHESVEEEVVAVSAVTESSDDGESSCRALVQSERKDQHATSDGNFLAQTETPKRKGCLVRGGALSLRKASEEDSDATVCELPRRQSTQNGREAATPVTEPQTDVGNETEEKRKKDKEHHESVEAEVVAVSSVTECSDNGESSCRALVQRERKDQHATSDGNFLAQTETPKRKGCLVRRDTLSLRKASEEDSDATVCELPRKQSTQNGREASTPVTEPQTDAANETKEKMGKKKKKDKEHHESVEAEVVAVASVTECSENGESSCRALVQRERKDQHAGNETKERKRKKKKKEKEHHESVEEGKGQSQEEPDNVLRQEEGDIPDSKQKKKKRKKDKSATESVGQEVDGSLESDVRVEDSNMEDGGKEKKKKKKKKRKRSGEDVEQLQSGAAVAGPLNDDAEIQKKKKKKRKKEEMIVITEEREEEEAANRTLGSPQMSTEQFEESGNCLENAAASQETLDSRYVKRKKNKKKRQSSSNDATQDGEEGKDVSVCLDDSVTWAKGTSLKQKKKKTIFEWVNGSNTPDENEKVDNTPEGFEDQNAELVTKKKKKKRKSEIFSRAISEDKVVQSDDSVSVREKKKERTSSFLVADAEENDARAHGEAEKPDVSAGDLEELNDGVMKKKKKKKMSVAQDSVEKDREQDFEESKKSALPEITDARVKKQKKRTGSGSEEERLDADAGLSPTEEAVVLKKKKKKKKKCKDEQEGPPTASEDVESVALNSFSSVSHKKKGEHGRSAEISHDSSTTSDRASKETLNAVELGHQALNDLRDKKKKKKRKSTDNVSLEGNSLTESAELKSREIKKKGKKERNKQSTVPSIISETSLSKFEMSSSDNIMKIKHKKVKRSLHNPSEEFLSDC; this comes from the exons ATGACCGAAGTGCGTAATTCTCTAACTAGGACTCAATTCGATGCCATTGCCGAAGTTGTATCAGCGGAGTCATTCCACATTGTCCTGGAAACAAACCCTCCAGACTATGTGGAGAAGATATCCCACTATCTGGAGTCATGTGTGGGACAGAGCGGACAGGAGAACGTATCTAATGGACCTGCTGAAGCAGACAG TGACTCAGGAGACAGCCTGTTCATAACTCAGAAGCCAGTACCTGAGGCTGAGAGATCAGGGAGACAACGCACCTACAGCTCAAGGTCAAAGCCCGTATCTCCCAGGGATCTAGAGGAAAGTGAAGAAGACACTTCATCGTCCACTTCCCATGATGAGGAAtccaaaactgacaaaaagaggaggagaataaagaaatacaaactgCCAACATACAATTTCCCTTTCCTCGCAGAGCGGAAGTTAAAGCTCAGAAGCACTGGGTTACCTGACCAGAACAAAAACCTTCTT AATTATACGATGGGAGGCTTCTTTAAATGTGTCAGAGAGCTCAGGCTGGAGCCAAAGTCATCTTTACCAACAGTTGACACGGATGGGGAGGACATTTCTCCATTATCAGa AGAAGACGAAGACAGGTCAGAAGTTGAAGACATCAAAGTGGTG GAGAGGAAACAGTTAGTGGAAATTCTGTCACCGTCAAAAGCAAAGAGACAACAAACCCGGAGCACCTCGTTAAatcagcagaggaagaggaaagccAGTAATGCCGGACAAAAAACAACACGAGGAAGACAGACGAAGGCGTTACATAAAGACACAGTTAAGGCATCCGCATCGAAGGTCGTAGCATTGTCTTCAGTTACAGAGAGCTCTGATGAGGGAGAATCTTCCTGTAGAGCTCCGGTCCAGAGCGAGAGGAAGGATCAACACGCAACAAGAGACGGAAACTTTCTGGCCCAAACTGAAACACCAAAGAGAAAGGGATGCCTCGTCCGAGGAGACGCTCTTTCTCTGCGAAAAGCAAGTGAGGAAGATAGTGATGCTACAGTTTGTGAGCTACCAAATTGGCAATCCACACAAAACGGCAGAGAAGCATCAACACCCGTAACAGAGCCTCAGACTGACGCAGGCAATGAAAccgaggaaaagaagaagaaagacaaagaacaTCATGAAAGTGTAGAAGAAGAGGTCGTAGCAGTGTCTGCAGTTACAGAGAGCTCTGATGACGGAGAGTCTTCCTGTAGAGCTCTGGTCCAGAGCGAGAGGAAGGATCAACACGCAACGAGTGACGGAAACTTTCTGGCCCAAACTGAAACACCAAAGAGAAAGGGATGCCTCGTCCGAGGAGGCGCTCTTTCTCTGCGAAAAGCAAGTGAGGAAGACAGTGATGCTACAGTTTGTGAGCTACCGAGAAGGCAATCCACACAAAACGGCAGAGAAGCAGCAACACCCGTAACAGAGCCTCAGACTGATGTGGGCAATGaaacagaagaaaagaggaagaaagacaaagaacaTCATGAAAGTGTAGAAGCAGAGGTCGTAGCAGTGTCTTCAGTTACAGAGTGCTCTGATAACGGAGAGTCTTCCTGTAGAGCTCTGgtccagagagagaggaaggatcAACACGCAACGAGTGACGGAAACTTTCTGGCCCAAACTGAAACACCAAAGAGAAAGGGATGCCTCGTCCGACGAGACACTCTTTCTCTGCGAAAAGCAAGTGAGGAAGACAGTGATGCTACAGTTTGTGAGCTACCGAGAAAGCAATCCACACAAAACGGCAGAGAAGCATCAACACCCGTAACAGAGCCTCAGACTGATGCAGCCAATGAAACCAAGGAGAAGAtggggaaaaagaagaagaaagacaaagaacaTCATGAAAGTGTAGAAGCAGAGGTCGTAGCAGTGGCTTCAGTTACAGAGTGCTCTGAAAACGGAGAGTCTTCCTGTAGAGCTCTGGtccagagggagaggaaggatcAACACGCA GGCAATGAAACcaaggaaaggaaaaggaaaaagaagaagaaagaaaaagaacatcATGAAAGTGTAGAAGAAGGAAAGGGCCAGAGTCAAGAAGAGCCTGATAACGTACtgagacaggaggagggagaCATTCCCGattcaaaacaaaagaaaaagaagagaaaaaaggatAAGTCCGCAACAGAAAGTGTTGGACAGGAAGTGGATGGAAGCTTAGAGTCTGACGTGAGAGTGGAGGATTCAAACATGGAGGATGGTGgcaaggagaagaagaagaagaagaagaagaagaggaaaagaagTGGCGAGGATGTTGAGCAGTTACAGTCCGGCGCAGCTGTTGCCGGACCTCTAAATGACGATGCTGAgatacagaagaagaaaaagaaaaaaaggaaaaaagaagagATGATTGTAATCACAGAGGAacgtgaagaagaggaggcagcGAATAGGACTTTAGGTTCGCCGCAGATGTCAACAGAACAATTTGAGGAATCAGGTAATTGTTTAGaaaatgctgcagcttctcAAGAAACATTAGACTCCCGTTATGTCAAaaggaaaaagaacaaaaagaagCGACAGTCGTCCTCTAACGACGCTACTCAAGATGGAGAAGAGGGTAAAGATGTGAGCGTTTGTCTTGATGATTCTGTAACCTGGGCTAAAGGGACGTCActgaaacagaagaagaagaaaactatCTTTGAGTGGGTAAACGGCTCTAACACTcctgatgaaaatgaaaaagtagATAATACCCCGGAAGGGTTTGAagaccaaaatgctgaactggtgactaagaaaaagaagaagaagagaaagagtgaaATATTTAGCAGGGCTATATCCGAAGACAAGGTGGTGCAAAGTGATGATTCAGTGTCTGTGcgggaaaagaaaaaggaaaggaccTCATCCTTCCTCGTTGCTGACGCGGAGGAAAACGACGCTCGGGCACATGGGGAGGCAGAAAAACCTGACGTCAGCGCTGGTGATTTGGAGGAACTTAATGACGGGgtcatgaaaaagaaaaagaaaaaaaagatgtcggTAGCGCAGGACAGCGTGGAAAAAGATCGCGAGCAGGATTTTGAGGAATCAAAGAAGAGTGCTTTGCCTGAAATCACTGACGCAAGggtgaaaaagcaaaaaaaacgcACAGGAAGTGGAAGTGAGGAGGAAAGATTGGATGCTGACGCGGGACTTTCTCCCACTGAGGAGGCTGTGGtgttaaaaaagaagaagaagaagaagaaaaagtgtAAAGACGAGCAAGAGGGTCCACCAACTGCCTCTGAAGATGTTGAATCAGTAGCACTGAATTCCTTTAGCTCAGTTTCACACAAGAAGAAAGGTGAACACGGTCGCAGTGCTGAAATATCTCATGATAGCAGCACTACTTCTGACAGAGCGAGCAAGGAAACACTGAACGCGGTTGAACTTGGACATCAGGCGTTAAATGATTTGAGagacaagaaaaagaagaagaaaaggaaatcCACTGATAATGTTTCGCTTGAGGGGAACTCGTTGACGGAGTCTGCTGAGTTAAAGTCCAGAGAGAtcaaaaagaagggaaaaaaagaaagaaataagcaATCAACTGTCCCCAGTATCATATCAGAGACTTCACTTTCAAAATTTGAAATGTCGTCTTCAGACAATATTATGAAAATCAAGCACAAGAAGGTCAAGCGGAGTCTTCATAATCCAAGTGAGGAATTCCTCTCAGATTGTTAG
- the LOC141753442 gene encoding uncharacterized protein LOC141753442 isoform X1: MTEVRNSLTRTQFDAIAEVVSAESFHIVLETNPPDYVEKISHYLESCVGQSGQENVSNGPAEADSDSGDSLFITQKPVPEAERSGRQRTYSSRSKPVSPRDLEESEEDTSSSTSHDEESKTDKKRRRIKKYKLPTYNFPFLAERKLKLRSTGLPDQNKNLLNYTMGGFFKCVRELRLEPKSSLPTVDTDGEDISPLSEEDEDRSEVEDIKVVERKQLVEILSPSKAKRQQTRSTSLNQQRKRKASNAGQKTTRGRQTKALHKDTVKASASKVVALSSVTESSDEGESSCRAPVQSERKDQHATRDGNFLAQTETPKRKGCLVRGDALSLRKASEEDSDATVCELPNWQSTQNGREASTPVTEPQTDAGNETEEKKKKDKEHHESVEEEVVAVSAVTESSDDGESSCRALVQSERKDQHATSDGNFLAQTETPKRKGCLVRGGALSLRKASEEDSDATVCELPRRQSTQNGREAATPVTEPQTDVGNETEEKRKKDKEHHESVEAEVVAVSSVTECSDNGESSCRALVQRERKDQHATSDGNFLAQTETPKRKGCLVRRDTLSLRKASEEDSDATVCELPRKQSTQNGREASTPVTEPQTDAANETKEKMGKKKKKDKEHHESVEAEVVAVASVTECSENGESSCRALVQRERKDQHATSDGNFLAQTETPKRKGCLVRGGALSLRKASEEDSDATVCELPRRQSTQNGREAATPVTEPQTDAGNETKERKRKKKKKEKEHHESVEEGKGQSQEEPDNVLRQEEGDIPDSKQKKKKRKKDKSATESVGQEVDGSLESDVRVEDSNMEDGGKEKKKKKKKKRKRSGEDVEQLQSGAAVAGPLNDDAEIQKKKKKKRKKEEMIVITEEREEEEAANRTLGSPQMSTEQFEESGNCLENAAASQETLDSRYVKRKKNKKKRQSSSNDATQDGEEGKDVSVCLDDSVTWAKGTSLKQKKKKTIFEWVNGSNTPDENEKVDNTPEGFEDQNAELVTKKKKKKRKSEIFSRAISEDKVVQSDDSVSVREKKKERTSSFLVADAEENDARAHGEAEKPDVSAGDLEELNDGVMKKKKKKKMSVAQDSVEKDREQDFEESKKSALPEITDARVKKQKKRTGSGSEEERLDADAGLSPTEEAVVLKKKKKKKKKCKDEQEGPPTASEDVESVALNSFSSVSHKKKGEHGRSAEISHDSSTTSDRASKETLNAVELGHQALNDLRDKKKKKKRKSTDNVSLEGNSLTESAELKSREIKKKGKKERNKQSTVPSIISETSLSKFEMSSSDNIMKIKHKKVKRSLHNPSEEFLSDC, from the exons ATGACCGAAGTGCGTAATTCTCTAACTAGGACTCAATTCGATGCCATTGCCGAAGTTGTATCAGCGGAGTCATTCCACATTGTCCTGGAAACAAACCCTCCAGACTATGTGGAGAAGATATCCCACTATCTGGAGTCATGTGTGGGACAGAGCGGACAGGAGAACGTATCTAATGGACCTGCTGAAGCAGACAG TGACTCAGGAGACAGCCTGTTCATAACTCAGAAGCCAGTACCTGAGGCTGAGAGATCAGGGAGACAACGCACCTACAGCTCAAGGTCAAAGCCCGTATCTCCCAGGGATCTAGAGGAAAGTGAAGAAGACACTTCATCGTCCACTTCCCATGATGAGGAAtccaaaactgacaaaaagaggaggagaataaagaaatacaaactgCCAACATACAATTTCCCTTTCCTCGCAGAGCGGAAGTTAAAGCTCAGAAGCACTGGGTTACCTGACCAGAACAAAAACCTTCTT AATTATACGATGGGAGGCTTCTTTAAATGTGTCAGAGAGCTCAGGCTGGAGCCAAAGTCATCTTTACCAACAGTTGACACGGATGGGGAGGACATTTCTCCATTATCAGa AGAAGACGAAGACAGGTCAGAAGTTGAAGACATCAAAGTGGTG GAGAGGAAACAGTTAGTGGAAATTCTGTCACCGTCAAAAGCAAAGAGACAACAAACCCGGAGCACCTCGTTAAatcagcagaggaagaggaaagccAGTAATGCCGGACAAAAAACAACACGAGGAAGACAGACGAAGGCGTTACATAAAGACACAGTTAAGGCATCCGCATCGAAGGTCGTAGCATTGTCTTCAGTTACAGAGAGCTCTGATGAGGGAGAATCTTCCTGTAGAGCTCCGGTCCAGAGCGAGAGGAAGGATCAACACGCAACAAGAGACGGAAACTTTCTGGCCCAAACTGAAACACCAAAGAGAAAGGGATGCCTCGTCCGAGGAGACGCTCTTTCTCTGCGAAAAGCAAGTGAGGAAGATAGTGATGCTACAGTTTGTGAGCTACCAAATTGGCAATCCACACAAAACGGCAGAGAAGCATCAACACCCGTAACAGAGCCTCAGACTGACGCAGGCAATGAAAccgaggaaaagaagaagaaagacaaagaacaTCATGAAAGTGTAGAAGAAGAGGTCGTAGCAGTGTCTGCAGTTACAGAGAGCTCTGATGACGGAGAGTCTTCCTGTAGAGCTCTGGTCCAGAGCGAGAGGAAGGATCAACACGCAACGAGTGACGGAAACTTTCTGGCCCAAACTGAAACACCAAAGAGAAAGGGATGCCTCGTCCGAGGAGGCGCTCTTTCTCTGCGAAAAGCAAGTGAGGAAGACAGTGATGCTACAGTTTGTGAGCTACCGAGAAGGCAATCCACACAAAACGGCAGAGAAGCAGCAACACCCGTAACAGAGCCTCAGACTGATGTGGGCAATGaaacagaagaaaagaggaagaaagacaaagaacaTCATGAAAGTGTAGAAGCAGAGGTCGTAGCAGTGTCTTCAGTTACAGAGTGCTCTGATAACGGAGAGTCTTCCTGTAGAGCTCTGgtccagagagagaggaaggatcAACACGCAACGAGTGACGGAAACTTTCTGGCCCAAACTGAAACACCAAAGAGAAAGGGATGCCTCGTCCGACGAGACACTCTTTCTCTGCGAAAAGCAAGTGAGGAAGACAGTGATGCTACAGTTTGTGAGCTACCGAGAAAGCAATCCACACAAAACGGCAGAGAAGCATCAACACCCGTAACAGAGCCTCAGACTGATGCAGCCAATGAAACCAAGGAGAAGAtggggaaaaagaagaagaaagacaaagaacaTCATGAAAGTGTAGAAGCAGAGGTCGTAGCAGTGGCTTCAGTTACAGAGTGCTCTGAAAACGGAGAGTCTTCCTGTAGAGCTCTGGtccagagggagaggaaggatcAACACGCAACGAGTGATGGAAACTTTCTGGCCCAAACTGAAACACCAAAGAGAAAGGGATGCCTCGTCCGAGGAGGCGCTCTTTCTCTGCGAAAAGCAAGTGAGGAAGACAGTGATGCTACAGTTTGTGAGCTACCGAGAAGGCAATCCACACAAAACGGCAGAGAAGCAGCAACACCCGTAACAGAGCCTCAGACTGATGCGGGCAATGAAACcaaggaaaggaaaaggaaaaagaagaagaaagaaaaagaacatcATGAAAGTGTAGAAGAAGGAAAGGGCCAGAGTCAAGAAGAGCCTGATAACGTACtgagacaggaggagggagaCATTCCCGattcaaaacaaaagaaaaagaagagaaaaaaggatAAGTCCGCAACAGAAAGTGTTGGACAGGAAGTGGATGGAAGCTTAGAGTCTGACGTGAGAGTGGAGGATTCAAACATGGAGGATGGTGgcaaggagaagaagaagaagaagaagaagaagaggaaaagaagTGGCGAGGATGTTGAGCAGTTACAGTCCGGCGCAGCTGTTGCCGGACCTCTAAATGACGATGCTGAgatacagaagaagaaaaagaaaaaaaggaaaaaagaagagATGATTGTAATCACAGAGGAacgtgaagaagaggaggcagcGAATAGGACTTTAGGTTCGCCGCAGATGTCAACAGAACAATTTGAGGAATCAGGTAATTGTTTAGaaaatgctgcagcttctcAAGAAACATTAGACTCCCGTTATGTCAAaaggaaaaagaacaaaaagaagCGACAGTCGTCCTCTAACGACGCTACTCAAGATGGAGAAGAGGGTAAAGATGTGAGCGTTTGTCTTGATGATTCTGTAACCTGGGCTAAAGGGACGTCActgaaacagaagaagaagaaaactatCTTTGAGTGGGTAAACGGCTCTAACACTcctgatgaaaatgaaaaagtagATAATACCCCGGAAGGGTTTGAagaccaaaatgctgaactggtgactaagaaaaagaagaagaagagaaagagtgaaATATTTAGCAGGGCTATATCCGAAGACAAGGTGGTGCAAAGTGATGATTCAGTGTCTGTGcgggaaaagaaaaaggaaaggaccTCATCCTTCCTCGTTGCTGACGCGGAGGAAAACGACGCTCGGGCACATGGGGAGGCAGAAAAACCTGACGTCAGCGCTGGTGATTTGGAGGAACTTAATGACGGGgtcatgaaaaagaaaaagaaaaaaaagatgtcggTAGCGCAGGACAGCGTGGAAAAAGATCGCGAGCAGGATTTTGAGGAATCAAAGAAGAGTGCTTTGCCTGAAATCACTGACGCAAGggtgaaaaagcaaaaaaaacgcACAGGAAGTGGAAGTGAGGAGGAAAGATTGGATGCTGACGCGGGACTTTCTCCCACTGAGGAGGCTGTGGtgttaaaaaagaagaagaagaagaagaaaaagtgtAAAGACGAGCAAGAGGGTCCACCAACTGCCTCTGAAGATGTTGAATCAGTAGCACTGAATTCCTTTAGCTCAGTTTCACACAAGAAGAAAGGTGAACACGGTCGCAGTGCTGAAATATCTCATGATAGCAGCACTACTTCTGACAGAGCGAGCAAGGAAACACTGAACGCGGTTGAACTTGGACATCAGGCGTTAAATGATTTGAGagacaagaaaaagaagaagaaaaggaaatcCACTGATAATGTTTCGCTTGAGGGGAACTCGTTGACGGAGTCTGCTGAGTTAAAGTCCAGAGAGAtcaaaaagaagggaaaaaaagaaagaaataagcaATCAACTGTCCCCAGTATCATATCAGAGACTTCACTTTCAAAATTTGAAATGTCGTCTTCAGACAATATTATGAAAATCAAGCACAAGAAGGTCAAGCGGAGTCTTCATAATCCAAGTGAGGAATTCCTCTCAGATTGTTAG